The Stomoxys calcitrans chromosome 3, idStoCalc2.1, whole genome shotgun sequence genome includes a region encoding these proteins:
- the LOC106082459 gene encoding uncharacterized protein LOC106082459, which produces MDKQNFLIGLILWCLCSPAYLLRVPEDLEDNALKALQLERARSITPCQEEQDSTKGFDVCPPSKYRLPSGECNNVSHRKWGARGDIFLRLLAPDYADGISQPRTSHGTHALPDAEFVVSQLQKHIDGEVRHPHITAMLPAWGQLLANDLIEVSQLPINGKCCRNTFERNPREMEQCYVRSGPDCKEYRRSAPAFDAEACSKHQRQQMNVASAYIDASGLYGSTAQEFQEIRTFLSGGVKVESCKYCRVPGATGALHRALLQEHNKIAEQLSHLNPDWSEEDVFVEARRIIIAQIQHITYNEFLPLVLGQETTAKEGLRLGAEKHSTNYSSTNRGGIYNEFATSAMPAFLTMYPPEMLSHSMSSPQLLSVSALQKSLLPSTVNHEGWSDLALALHRARDHGVPAYVQALGVCDKRFTSNINITFENLSRYSTIPEEYITNLRDIYQSANDIDLLTGALLEDPAVGALFGPTITCLLTLQFEHLKRTDRFWYENDIPPSSFTLDQLKAIRQTTLSGLLCASNQVEEAQSKAFISQDNFLNTLLNCDQILKLDLRPWQSVVDETASIEHVEVEPEVKEVISELNPELLEAAVERAKLELEERKRFEYESWLAQGGISAKSPEGVAASFSKANRNALLLANSSLIYELASNEIVNTLTSINRRKRQIFDSGLNNFNRNDLTETLSTIDISSFLQNRQPATDCEDPVVACDTTTPFRSMSGYCNNLRNPGWGKSLTTFSRLLPAQYDDGISKPRLLAVTGAPLPNPRTVSTVIHPDISNLHTRYSLMTMQFAQFVDHDLTMTPIHKGFHESIPSCRRCNSPQTVHPECNPFPVPAGDYYYPEVNVTSGERLCFPSMRSLPGQLTLGPRDQINQNTHFLDASMVYGENVCVANKLRGFSGRLNSTVHPIRGKELLPQTNHHPECKSRNRLCFDGGDDRASEQPGLTAMHTIFLREHNRIVEGLRGVNPHWNGDQLFQHARRIVSAQVQHITFNEFLPRILSWNAVNLYGLKLLPQGYYKDYNPSCSPIIFNEFAAAAFRIGHSLLRPHIPRLSPQHQPVDPPLLLRDGFFKMDALLQPGIIDEIMRGLVATPMETLDQFITGEVTNHLFEDRKIPFSGVDLIALNIQRGRDHGLPSYNNYRALCNLKRASTWNDLSREIPTEVITRFKKIYPTVDDIDLFPGAMTERPLQGGLVGPTLACIIGIQFRQLRKCDRFWYENQNPEVKFTEAQLAEIRKTTLAKITCENLEIPGDMQRAAFDLPSNFLNPRVPCHSMPQIDLSAWRENVQGCQIGSRHVRVGESAFPSPCTSCVCSTEGAQCASLRITDCGQLIRQWPKEAILRDEVCNSQCGIYLTGQGGNFNAQSRQGAQVPTPSRVQRSRPQNLFKFPDLTPFIASL; this is translated from the exons GTGTTTATGTTCGCCAGCATATCTATTGCGTGTACCCGAAGATCTAGAGGATAATGCGCTCAAAGCTTTACAATTGGAGAGAGCACGTTCGATTACACCCTGTCAGGAGGAGCAGGATAGCACCAAGGGTTTCGATGTGTGTCCGCCCAGTAAATATCGCCTGCCAAGCGGTGAATGTAATAATGTCTCGCATCGCAAATGGGGAGCACGAGGTGATATTTTCCTACGTCTGCTGGCACCAGACTACGCAGATGGCATTAGCCAACCTCGTACCTCACATGGCACTCATGCCCTGCCAGATGCTGAATTTGTGGTGTCGCAGCTGCAAAAACACATTGATGGTGAGGTGAGACATCCCCACATCACCGCCATGTTACCCGCCTGGGGTCAACTGTTGGCCAATGATTTGATTGAAGTCAGTCAATTGCCCATTAATGGCAAATGTTGTCGCAACACTTTCGAGCGTAATCCAAGAGAAATGGAACAGTGTTATGTGCGTTCAGGACCTGATTGCAAGGAATATAGGCGTTCAGCGCCTGCTTTTGATGCAGAAGCATGCAGTAAAC ATCAACGCCAACAAATGAATGTTGCCTCGGCCTATATCGATGCCAGCGGCTTGTATGGCTCTACTGCCCAAGAGTTCCAGGAAATTCGTACCTTCCTTAGTGGTGGCGTCAAGGTGGAATCTTGCAAATATTGCCGCGTTCCCGGTGCCACTGGAGCTTTACATCGCGCTTTGTTGCAGGAACACAATAAAATCGCCGAACAATTGTCCCATTTGAATCCTGATTGGTCCGAAGAAGATGTCTTTGTGGAAGCCAGACGTATTATAATTGCTCAAATTCAACATATTACCTATAATGAATTCCTGCCCTTGGTATTGGGTCAAGAAACTACAGCCAAAGAAGGATTAAG ACTTGGTGCTGAAAAACATTCGACCAATTACTCCAGTACAAATCGTGGTGGTATCTACAATGAGTTTGCCACAAGTGCCATGCCAGCCTTCCTCACCATGTATCCCCCAGAAATG CTTTCTCATTCCATGTCTTCCCCCCAACTGTTGTCGGTGTCGGCTTTGCAAAAATCCTTACTACCCTCCACAGTCAATCATGAAGGTTGGTCTGATTTGGCCTTGGCATTGCATCGTGCTCGCGACCATGGTGTACCCGCCTATGTACAAGCCTTGGGAGTGTGTGATAAACGTTTCACCTCAAATATCAACATTACATTTGAAAATCTCTCAAGATATTCCACAATTCCTGAGGAGTATATAACCAATTTACGTGACATCTATCAAAGTGCCAACGACATTGATCTGTTGACGGGCGCCCTTTTGGAAGATCCCGCTGTGGGGGCATTGTTTGGGCCCACTATCACCTGCCTGCTCACCCTACAATTTGAACATTTGAAGAGAACAGATCGCTTTTGGTATGAGAATGATATACCACCATCCTCATTCACTTTGGATCAGTTGAAGGCTATACGCCAGACTACTTTGTCGGGTTTGTTGTGTGCCTCCAACCAGGTGGAGGAGGCACAATCGAAGGCTTTCATAAGTCAGGATAACTTTTT GAATACCCTTTTGAATTGTGACCAGATTCTTAAGCTTGATTTGCGCCCTTGGCAATCGGTGGTGGATGAAACCGCATCCATTGAACATGTTGAGGTTGAACCTGAAGTCAAAGAAGTTATTAGTGAATTGAATCCCGAGCTGTTGGAGGCCGCTGTGGAAAGAGCCAAATTGGAGTTGGAAGAACGTAAACGTTTTGAATATGAATCGTGGTTGGCTC AGGGTGGCATTAGTGCCAAGAGTCCTGAAGGTGTGGCCGCCTCCTTCAGCAAAGCCAATCGTAATGCCCTGCTCTTGGCCAACTCTTCGCTGATCTATGAATTGGCCTCCAATGAAATTGTCAACACTTTGACCTCCATCAATAGGCGCAAACGTCAAATCTTTGATTCAGGCTTGAACAACTTTAATCGCAATGATCTTACCGAAACTCTATCGACCATTGATATAAGCAGCTTTTTGCAAAATCGCCAACCTGCCACAGACTGTGAAGATCCCGTGGTGGCCTGTGATACCACAACACCCTTCCGTTCCATGTCCggttattgcaataatttgagAAATCCAGGCTGGGGCAAATCTTTGACTACCTTCTCGCGTCTATTACCGGCCCAATATGATGATGGAATTTCCAAGCCCCGACTATTGGCGGTAACAGGAGCTCCTTTGCCCAATCCACGTACTGTGTCAACTGTCATACATCCTGATATCTCCAATTTGCATACCCGCTACTCCCTAATGACCATGCAGTTCGCCCAATTTGTTGATCATGATTTGACCATGACACCCATCCATAAGGGTTTCCATGAATCCATTCCCAGTTGCAGAAGATGTAATTCTCCCCAAACAGTGCATCCTGAGTGTAATCCCTTCCCTGTGCCGGCTGGCGATTATTACTACCCCGAAGTGAATGTGACCAGCGGCGAACGTTTATGTTTCCCCTCTATGAGATCCTTGCCTGGACAATTGACTTTGGGTCCCCGCGATCAAATTAATCAGAACACCCATTTCCTGGATGCCTCCATGGTTTATGGTGAGAATGTTTGTGTGGCCAATAAACTGCGAGGCTTTTCAGGGCGTCTGAACTCCACCGTACATCCCATACGTGGCAAGGAGTTACTGCCACAGACCAATCATCATCCCGAATGTAAGTCTCGCAATCGTCTGTGCTTCGATGGTGGCGATGATCGTGCCTCCGAACAGCCAGGCTTGACGGCCATGCACACCATCTTCTTGCGTGAACACAATCGCATTGTTGAGGGCTTGCGCGGTGTCAATCCCCATTGGAATGGTGATCAGTTGTTCCAACATGCCCGTCGTATTGTCAGTGCCCAGGTGCAGCATATCACATTCAATGAGTTCTTGCCACGCATTCTCAGCTGGAATGCTGTGAACTTGTATGGCTTGAAGTTATTGCCCCAAGGCTATTACAAGGACTACAATCCCTCTTGCTCGCCGATTATCTTCAATGAatttgctgctgctgccttcCGTATTGGCCACTCGCTGTTGAGACCCCATATTCCTCGCTTGAGTCCCCAACATCAACCCGTTGACCCACCTCTATTGTTGCGCGATGGTTTCTTCAAGATGGATGCTTTGTTGCAG CCCGGTATTATTGACGAAATTATGCGTGGCCTGGTTGCCACTCCCATGGAAACTTTGGATCAATTCATCACTGGCGAGGTAACCAATCACTTGTTCGAAGATCGCAAGATACCCTTCTCCGGAGTGGATTTGATAGCCTTGAATATCCAAAGAG GACGTGATCATGGCTTGCCTTCGTACAATAACTATCGTGCCTTGTGTAACTTGAAACGTGCCTCCACCTGGAATGACTTGAGCCGTGAAATCCCCACCGAGGTCATTACCCGCTTCAAGAAAATCTATCCCACAGTTGATGATATTGACCTATTCCCTGGTGCCATGACCGAAAGACCCCTGCAAGGAGGTTTGGTTGGCCCCACCCTGGCTTGTATCATAGGCATTCAATTCAGACAATTGAGAAAATGTGATCGTTTCTG GTATGAAAATCAAAATCCCGAAGTTAAATTCACTGAAGCtcaattggctgaaattcgcaaaacCACTTTGGCCAAGATTACCTGTGAGAATTTGGAAATCCCCGGCGATATGCAACGTGCTGCCTTTGATTTGCCCAGCAATTTCTT AAATCCCCGTGTTCCCTGCCACTCGATGCCTCAAATCGACCTCAGTGCCTGGCGTGAAAATGTCCAGGGTTGCCAGATAGGCAGCCGTCATGTGAGAGTTGGAGAATCAGCATTCCCCTCACCATGCACCAGTTGTGTGTGCTCAACAGAAGGG gctcaaTGTGCCTCCCTTCGCATTACCGACTGTGGTCAACTGATACGTCAATGGCCCAAGGAAGCCATTTTACGCGATGAAGTGTGCAATTCACAGTGTGGCATTTATCTCACGGGTCAGGGGGGCAACTTTAATGCCCAATCGAGACAAGGTGCCCAAGTACCAACGCCATCGCGTGTACAAAGATCACGACCACAAAATCTCTTTAAGTTCCCCGATTTAACACCATTTATAGCATCGTTGTAA